The region ctgctcctcatcccgagggatcccagccctgctcctcatcctgagggatcccatccctgctcctcatcctgagGGATCCCGGCTCCTCATCCCGAGGGATCCCggccctgctcctcatcccgaGGGATCCCAACCCTACTCCTCATCCCGAGGggtcctggccctgctcctcatcccgaGGGATCCCAAccctgctcctcatcccgagagatcccatccctgctcctcatcccgaGGGATCCTGGggccctgctcctcatcccaaGGGATCCCAAccctgctcctcatcccgagggatcccatccctgctcctcatcccgaGGGATCCCggccctgctcctcatcccgaGGGATCCCGGTTCCTCATCCCGAGGGATCCCAAccctgctcctcatcccgagggatcctggccctgctcctcatcccgaGGGATCCCGgccctgctcctcatcctgagggatcccagccctgctcctcatcccggccctgctcctcatcccgaGGGATCCCAAccctgctcctcatcccgaGGGATCCCAAccctgctcctcatcccgaGGGATCCCggccctgctcctcatcccaaGGGATCCCGGCCCTGCTCCGGATCCAGCACCCCCTGGGagtggggcagggctgggaccatCACGGTGGGACTTTCCCAGAGCTGGAGACACCACGGTGGGACCCTCCTACCAGGACCACCACGTCCCACCGGGACCCTCCCGGAGCCCGGACCCTCCCGGGATCGTCGCTCCCGCTCCGGATTCCCGGGGCTCATTAAAACTCCTCTAGATACAATCCTGGCTGCCGTGTCCTGAATTCCCGGGGTGCCCCCTGTTCCCCCCCCTGGAACCCCCAGAGGGATCTGCTCcctcttcccagcagctcttcccaggcTTGTTCCCTCAGGGCCCCGCTGGTGACAGGAGTGACACATCCCACAGGATCCAGGAGTCCCTGGGATGTGACAGGAGTGACAAATCCCACAGGATCCAGGAGTCCCTGGGATGTGACAGGAGTGACAAATCCCACAGGATCCAGGAGTCCCTGGGATGTGACAGGAGTGACAAATCCTCCTTCCAGAGGGGCCCCCCCCCACAACCCAAGTgtccccccaggcccccccccGTGCAGACAAAGAGGTGTCAAACCCCTCTGCctttacttttaatttaaatttactcAGGACCCTCctgtgcattttattttaattcaaatttacTCAGGACCCTCctgtgcattttattttaattcaaattcACTCAGGAccctcctgtgccccccccccccccgtgcaGACACAAAGAGGTGTCAAACCGGAGGGTGTGAGGAGCAAagagctttatttaaaaataagtttatgtacaatgtgtgtgtgtgagggggggGACGGGACACGGTCACATTCACCAGGGGGGGCCcgagggggggggggacaggACCCCAAATTCATCattgggggggggttggaagcAGCAGTGAGGGGGGTCAGGATCCATCCTGCTCCCGGGGGGGATCCCGGGATGGTGCCAACCCTGGGATCCAGGTCATGGTGGAGCCCCTTCCCCTCATCCCAAACCCCCCCCGTGTGCCCCCcgggggggggcaggaccccccCATTCAGCACTGGGGAACAGCAAGGGGGGGGTCAGGATCCATCCTGCTCCCGGGGAGGATCCCGGGATGGTGCCAACCCTGGGATCCAGGTCATGGTGGAGCCCCTTCCCCTCATCCCAAAACCCCCCGTGTGCCCCCcgggggggggcaggaccccccTGTTCATCATTGGGGGGGTCTGGAAGCAGCAGGGGGGGGTCAGGATCCATCCTGCTCCCGGGGGGATCCCGGGATGGTGCCAACCCTGGGATCCAGGTCATGGTGGAGCCCCTTCCCCTCATCCCAAACCCCCCCCGTGTGCCCCCcggggggggcaggaccccccATTCAGCACTGGGGAACAGCAAGGGGGGGTCAGGATCCATCCTGCTCCCGGGATggtgccagccctgggatccaGGTCATGGTGGAGCCCCTTCCCCTCATCCCAAACCCCCCTCGTGTGCCCCCcgggggggggcaggaccccccTGTTCATCACTGGGGGGGGCTGGAAGCAGCAGTGAGGGGGGTCAGGATCCATCCTGCTCCCGGGGGGATCCCGGGATGGTGCCAACCCTGGGATCCAGGTCATGGTGGAACcccttccccccatcccagagACCCCAAATGGGGCTGGGTGTGCCCCTCGTGTACCCCCcggggggggcaggaccccctGATCAgcactggggagcagcaggggggGGGTCAGGATCCATCCTGCTCCCGGGATGGTGCCAACCCTGGGATCCAGGTCATGGTAGAACCCCTTCCCACCATCCCAAACCCCCCGTGTGCCCCcggggggggcaggaccccccTGATCAgcactggggagcagcaggggggGGTCAGGATCCATCCTGCTCCCGGGATggtgccagccctgggatccaGGTCATGGTggagccccttcccacccatcccagagccccccgtgtgccccccggggggggcaggaccccccTGATCAgcactggggagcagcaggggggGGTCAGGATCCATCCTGCTCCCGGGGGGATCCCGGGATggtgccagccctgggatccaGGTCAAGCTGGAGCCCCTTCCCCTCATCCCAGAGACCCCAAATGGGTCTGGGTGTGCCCCTGGTGTGCCCCCCGTGTGCCCCCCATCCAGAGGGAGCCGGGCAGGGAAGTGCAGGAAGACGTGGCAGTGCCCGGGGGGCCCCTgtggtggggagggaccccccccCAGTATTGCTGTGGATGGAGTTGGGGGggctcccagggctcccaggatccagggatggggggctCCAGGATCTCCAGGGCTCCCaggatccagggatggggggctCCAGGATCTCCAGGGCTCCCAGGATCTGACCCAGGGGGTCTCCAGGATTCCCAGGATCTGACCCAGGGGGTCTCCAGGATCTCCAGGATCTCCAGGATCTGACCCAGGGGGTCTCCAGGAACTCCAGGGCTCCTAGGATCTGGTCCAGGGGGTCTCCAGGATCTCCAGGGCTCCCAGGATCTGACCCAGGGGGTCTCCAGGGTTCCCAGGATCTGACCCAGGGGGTCTCCAGGGCTCACAGGATCCAACCCAGGGGGGCTCCAGGATCTCCAGGGCTCCCAGGATCAcatccaggctctccagggctcCCAGGATCAGATCCAGAGGGTCTCCAGGTCTCACAGGATCCCATCCAGGGCTCCCAGGATCAGATCCAGGCTCTCCAAGGACTCCCAGGTCAcatccaggctctccagggTTCCCAGGATCCCATCCATGGCTCCCAGGATCCCATCCAGGCTTTCCAGGGCTCCCAGGATCAGATCCAGAGGGTCTCCCTGGCTCCCAGGATCCCATCCAGGGCTCCCAGGATCCCATCCAGGGGCTCACAGGGTCACATCCAGGAGGTCTCCAGGGCTCCCAGGATCCcatccaggctctccagggTTCCCAGGATCACATCCAGAGGGTCTCCAGGGCTCCCAGGATCAGATCCAGGAGGTCTCCAGGGTTTCCAGGATCCCATCCAGGGTTCCCAGAATCCCATCCATGGCTCCCAGGATCCCCTCCATGGTTCCCAGGATCAGatccaggctctccagggactCCCAGGATCAGATCCAGAGGGTCTCCAGGTCTCCcaggatcccctccctggctCCGAGGATCCcatccaggctctccagggGCTCCCAGGATCAGATCCAGAGGCTCTCCAGGGTTTCCAGGATCCCATCCATGTCTCCCAGGATCCCATCCAGGGCTCTCCAGGTTTCCCAGGATCCCCTCCATGGCTCCCAGGATCAcatccaggctctccagggctcCCAGGATCAGATCCAGGGGGTCTCCAGGGACTCCCAGGGTCAGATCCAGAGGGTCTCCAGGGCTCCCAGGATCCCATTGATGGCTCCCAGGATCAGATCCAGGCTCTCCAGGGGCTCCCAGGGTCAGATCCAGAGGGTCTCCAGGGCTCCCAGGATCCCATCCAGGGTTCCCAGGATCAGATCCAGGGGGTCTCCCTGGCTCCCAGGATCAGATCCAGAGGGTCTCCAGGGGCTCCCAGGATCAGatccaggctctccagggactCCCAGGATCCCCTCCATGGCTCCCAGGATCCcatccaggctctccagggctcCCAGGATCACATCCAGGTCTCCCAGGATCCcatccaggctctccagggTTCCCAGGATCATATCCAGGGGCTCACAGGATCCCATCCAGGCTCTCCATGGCTCCCAGGATCCCATCCATGGCTCCCAGGATCCCATCCAGGGTTCCCAGGATCAcatccaggctctccagggGCTCCCAGGGTCAGATCCAGAGGCTCTCCAGGGCTCCCAGGATCAGATccagagggtctccaagggctCCCAGGATCCCATCCAGGGGCTCCCAGGATCCCATCCAGGGCTCCCAGGATCCCATCCAGGGGCTCCCAGGATCCcatccaggctctccagggTTCCCAGGATCCCATCCAGGGTTCCcaggatcccctccctggctCCCAGGATCACATCCAGGGGGTCTCCAGGGCTCCCAAGATCAGATCCAGAGGCTCTCCAGGGCTCCCAGGGTCAGATCCAGAGGCTCTCCAGGGCTCCCAGGATCCCATTGATGGCTCCCAGGATCAGATCCAGGCTCTCCAGGGTTCCcaggatcccctccctggctCCCAGGATCACATCCAGGGGCTCTCCAGGGCTCCCAGGATCAGATCCAGAGGCTCTCCAGGGTTCCCAGGATCAGAACCAGAGGCTCTCCAGGTCTCCCAGGATCCCCTCCATGGCTCCCAGGATCCcatccaggctctccagggTTCCCAGGATCACATCCAGGGTTCCCAGGATCCCATCCAGGCTCTCCAGGTCTCCCAGGATCCCATCCAGGCTCTCCAGGTCTCCCAGGGTCAGATCCAGAGGGTCTCCAGGGGCTCCCAGGATCCCATCCAGGGTTCCCAGGATCAGATCCAGGCTCTCCATGGATCCCAGGATCAGATCCAGAGGGTCTCCAGGGCTCCCaggatccagggatgggggtcTCCAGGGCTCCCAGAATCCCATCCAGGCTCTCCATGGATCCCAGGATCAGATCCAGAGGGTCTCCAGGGACTCCCAGGGTCACATCCAGGGGCTCCCAGGATCCCATCCAGGGTTCCCAGGATCAGATCCAGGGGTCTCCATGTCTCCCAGGACCCCCTCCCTGGCTCACAGGACCCCATCCAGGCTCTCCATGGATCCCATCC is a window of Pseudopipra pipra isolate bDixPip1 unplaced genomic scaffold, bDixPip1.hap1 HAP1_SCAFFOLD_210, whole genome shotgun sequence DNA encoding:
- the LOC135408172 gene encoding LOW QUALITY PROTEIN: collagen alpha-5(IV) chain-like (The sequence of the model RefSeq protein was modified relative to this genomic sequence to represent the inferred CDS: inserted 1 base in 1 codon) — encoded protein: MVPALGSRSSWSPFPSSQRPQMGLGVPLVCPPCAPHPEGAGQGSAGRRGSARGAPVVGRDPPPVLLWMELGGLPGLPGSRDGGLQDLQGSQDPGMGGSRISRAPRIWFPGSHPWLPGSHPGFPGLPGSDPEGLPGXPGSHPGLPGSHPGAHRVTSRRSPGLPGSHPGSPGFPGSHPEGLQGSQDQIQEVSRVSRIPSRVPRIPSMAPRIPSMVPRIRSRLSRDSQDQIQRVSRSPRIPSLAPRIPSRLSRGSQDQIQRLSRVSRIPSMSPRIPSRALQVSQDPLHGSQDHIQALQGSQDQIQGVSRDSQGSH